In Flavobacteriaceae bacterium, the following proteins share a genomic window:
- a CDS encoding ATP phosphoribosyltransferase: protein MLKIAVQKSGRLHDDSMKILKDIGISIDNGKDQLKASARNFPLEVFYLRNGDIPQYLRDGVVDVAILGENILVEKGEDITIVERLGFSKCKVSLAIPKGEIYEGIKYFEGKRIATSYPNTINKYLKEKNVSANLHIINGSVEIAPNIGLADGIFDIVSSGSTLFKNNLKEVEVVAKSEAVLVASPLISSENQAILDKIQFRFQSVIKGRDSKYVLLNAPNDKLEDIINVLPGMKSPTVLPLANEGWSSVHSVIHKNEFWEIIDELKAKGAQGILVCPIEKMVL from the coding sequence ATGCTAAAAATTGCAGTTCAAAAATCAGGACGTTTACACGACGATTCGATGAAAATATTAAAAGATATAGGTATTTCTATCGATAACGGTAAAGATCAATTAAAAGCTTCGGCAAGAAATTTTCCTTTAGAAGTATTTTATTTAAGAAATGGAGACATTCCACAGTATTTAAGAGATGGTGTTGTTGATGTGGCTATTCTTGGAGAGAATATTTTAGTAGAAAAAGGAGAAGATATAACAATTGTAGAACGATTGGGGTTTTCAAAATGTAAGGTCTCTTTAGCTATTCCTAAAGGAGAAATATATGAAGGAATCAAATATTTTGAAGGAAAACGAATAGCAACATCGTATCCTAATACTATCAATAAATATTTAAAAGAAAAAAATGTTTCTGCAAATCTTCATATTATTAATGGTTCTGTAGAGATTGCACCAAATATTGGTTTAGCAGATGGTATTTTTGATATTGTATCTAGTGGAAGTACACTTTTTAAAAATAACCTAAAAGAAGTAGAAGTGGTTGCTAAATCTGAAGCAGTATTAGTGGCATCCCCATTAATTTCTAGTGAGAACCAAGCAATATTGGATAAGATTCAATTCCGTTTTCAATCGGTTATAAAAGGAAGAGATTCTAAATATGTGTTATTAAATGCGCCTAATGATAAATTAGAAGATATTATTAATGTACTTCCAGGAATGAAAAGTCCAACAGTATTGCCATTAGCTAACGAAGGATGGAGTTCTGTACATTCTGTAATTCATAAAAATGAATTTTGGGAAATTATCGACGAACTAAAAGCTAAAGGAGCACAAGGAATATTGGTTTGTCCTATTGAAAAAATGGTACTTTAA
- a CDS encoding VWA domain-containing protein: MQQGTLLYIILAIIIAFGIAYFQYMHKEKKTKAYLYTGLRFITIFFILLLIINPKLEKNTFFNEKPNLVIAIDNSESVKHLKFDSVVRDKIEVFKNDKALNEKFDIQYYAFGKTLNKTDSILFNDSQTNIATVFNDLSQIYRGEVAPTVVITDGNQTYGTDYEITSLRYNQPIYPVILGDTITYSDLKIQQLNVNKYAYLDNKFPIEIITVYNGNANVNSQLLITSNGVTVYRENLTFSKTQNSKTINITLPANTVGVTSYIAQIVPLASEKNKINNSKPFAVEVIDEQTNVAIVSSIIHPDLGALKKAIESNKQRGVSILKPNEFLEQKDNFQLVILYQPNSAFKAVFDALAQSGDNKFIITGNQTQWSFLNNIQDNYTQEITRQAEDFLPTLNSNFSTFIVDGLDFDSYPPLISEFGEITFNTPFETLLYKRVNNSVLGEPLLSTFESSGKREAILFGENIWKWRVQSYLNERSFQLFDNFIGKLIQYLASNKKRNRLNLNYESFYNGNGNIKITAQFFNKNYEFDTKANLSIFLKDINSGNERTIPFVLKQNNYEVDLSGLTPSEYNFTVKANGSEVTQSGRLRVLDYNVEQQFLNANVTKLEAIATNSEGASYFSNNTSELSNDLINDSRFVTLQKSTKNVVPLIDFKFLLALIALSLATEWFLRKYNGLI, from the coding sequence ATGCAGCAAGGCACTTTACTATATATTATACTAGCAATTATTATTGCTTTTGGAATTGCATATTTTCAATATATGCATAAAGAGAAAAAAACAAAAGCTTATTTGTATACAGGATTACGATTTATAACAATCTTCTTTATTTTATTGTTAATTATAAATCCTAAACTTGAAAAAAACACATTCTTTAACGAGAAACCAAATTTAGTGATAGCTATAGATAACTCAGAATCTGTAAAACATTTAAAATTTGATTCTGTAGTAAGAGATAAAATTGAAGTTTTTAAAAACGATAAAGCATTAAATGAGAAATTTGATATTCAATATTACGCTTTTGGAAAAACCTTAAACAAAACAGATTCTATTTTATTTAATGACTCGCAAACAAACATCGCTACAGTATTTAATGATTTATCTCAAATTTATAGAGGAGAAGTAGCACCAACTGTTGTAATTACAGATGGTAATCAAACTTATGGTACAGATTACGAAATAACTTCCTTACGATATAATCAGCCTATATACCCTGTTATATTGGGGGATACAATTACTTATTCTGATTTGAAAATCCAACAACTGAACGTTAATAAGTATGCCTACTTAGATAATAAATTTCCAATTGAGATTATTACTGTTTATAATGGTAATGCAAATGTAAATTCACAATTACTAATTACTTCAAATGGTGTAACTGTATATCGAGAAAACTTAACCTTTTCTAAAACTCAAAACTCAAAAACGATTAATATAACATTACCAGCAAATACTGTTGGTGTGACTTCATATATTGCTCAAATTGTACCATTAGCTTCAGAAAAAAATAAAATTAATAACAGTAAGCCTTTTGCTGTAGAAGTAATAGATGAGCAAACAAATGTAGCTATAGTAAGTTCAATAATACATCCAGACTTAGGGGCTTTAAAAAAAGCTATAGAAAGTAATAAACAGCGTGGTGTTTCAATATTAAAACCCAATGAGTTTTTAGAGCAAAAAGATAATTTTCAATTAGTGATTTTGTATCAACCAAATAGCGCATTTAAAGCTGTTTTTGATGCTTTAGCACAATCAGGAGATAATAAATTTATAATTACTGGAAATCAAACTCAATGGTCTTTTTTAAATAACATTCAAGACAATTATACACAAGAAATTACACGGCAAGCAGAAGATTTTTTACCTACTCTTAATTCTAACTTTTCTACATTTATTGTTGACGGTTTAGATTTTGATTCTTACCCTCCATTAATATCAGAATTTGGCGAAATAACATTTAATACCCCTTTTGAAACGTTATTATATAAACGTGTAAATAATAGTGTTTTAGGAGAACCTTTATTATCAACTTTTGAAAGTTCAGGAAAACGCGAAGCTATATTGTTTGGTGAGAATATTTGGAAATGGAGAGTACAAAGTTATTTAAATGAACGATCGTTTCAACTGTTTGATAACTTTATAGGAAAATTGATTCAATATTTAGCCTCTAATAAAAAACGCAACAGATTGAACCTTAATTATGAATCGTTTTATAACGGAAATGGTAATATTAAAATAACAGCACAATTTTTCAATAAAAATTATGAGTTTGATACTAAGGCTAACTTATCTATTTTTTTGAAGGATATTAATTCAGGAAATGAACGAACAATCCCTTTTGTACTTAAACAAAACAACTATGAAGTTGATTTGAGCGGATTAACTCCATCTGAATACAATTTTACGGTAAAAGCAAATGGGTCAGAAGTTACGCAATCTGGACGTTTGCGAGTGTTAGATTACAATGTAGAACAACAATTTTTAAATGCTAATGTAACAAAGTTAGAAGCAATAGCTACTAATAGTGAAGGAGCAAGTTATTTTAGTAATAATACAAGTGAATTGTCTAATGATTTAATCAACGATTCACGTTTTGTAACTCTCCAAAAGAGTACTAAAAATGTCGTACCTTTAATAGATTTTAAATTCTTATTAGCACTTATTGCATTAAGCCTTGCAACTGAGTGGTTTTTAAGAAAATACAACGGACTTATTTAA
- a CDS encoding prohibitin family protein has protein sequence MEKLPKIALPLILIVVVLIVLVSKSAITIGSGEAGVLYRTFDNGVVTDEPPLGEGFHLVMPWNKVHIYEVRQQEVFEKMDVLSSNGLDIKLDASAWFQPKYEHLGKLHQEKSEQYKERILLPAIRSAARSVVGRYTPEQLYSSKRDVIQIEIFEETKKIVDDQYIQLNEILIRDVTLPATIKEAIERKLKQEQESLEYEFRLVTAQKEAEKQRIEAQGKADANRILSASLTDKILQDKGIEATIQLAESPNSKVVVVGSGDSGLPLILGNN, from the coding sequence ATGGAAAAATTACCAAAAATTGCATTACCACTCATTTTAATAGTGGTTGTATTAATTGTATTAGTGTCTAAATCTGCTATTACCATAGGTTCTGGTGAAGCAGGAGTATTATATAGAACTTTTGATAATGGTGTTGTTACAGATGAACCACCATTAGGAGAAGGATTTCATCTGGTTATGCCCTGGAATAAAGTACATATTTATGAAGTAAGGCAGCAAGAAGTTTTTGAAAAAATGGATGTATTATCTTCTAATGGATTAGATATTAAATTAGATGCCTCTGCTTGGTTTCAACCTAAATATGAGCATTTAGGAAAATTACATCAAGAGAAAAGTGAACAATATAAAGAACGTATTTTATTACCAGCTATTCGTTCTGCTGCTCGTAGTGTAGTAGGACGTTATACACCAGAACAATTATATTCTAGTAAACGAGATGTTATTCAAATTGAGATCTTTGAAGAGACTAAAAAAATTGTAGATGATCAATACATTCAATTAAATGAAATATTAATTAGAGATGTTACTTTGCCTGCAACTATTAAAGAAGCTATTGAGCGTAAATTGAAGCAAGAACAAGAATCTTTAGAATATGAGTTTAGATTAGTAACTGCGCAAAAAGAAGCTGAAAAACAACGAATTGAAGCACAGGGTAAAGCAGATGCAAACCGTATTTTAAGTGCATCATTAACAGATAAAATTCTTCAAGATAAGGGTATTGAGGCAACAATACAATTAGCAGAATCCCCTAATAGTAAAGTCGTTGTTGTAGGTTCAGGAGATAGCGGTTTACCACTTATACTCGGAAATAACTAA